A DNA window from Hordeum vulgare subsp. vulgare chromosome 1H, MorexV3_pseudomolecules_assembly, whole genome shotgun sequence contains the following coding sequences:
- the LOC123410903 gene encoding NAC domain-containing protein 86-like — MGTMTLPPGFRFHPTDDELVGYYLKRRVDNLKIELEVIPVIDLYKCEPWELPEKSFLPKRDLEWFFFVPRDRKYPNGSRTNRATTTGYWKATGKDRKVSCDGGAVCGVRKTLVFYKGRAPGGERTDWVMHEYRLCQDLLHGASNFIGAYALCRVIKRTEAGLLHGDAAAKAKPCHQQMTKVGSSSSLVTTDQQLGSLTPSPPRLDIVGNAFQLHTSPSPLYGGEVVSGMGAPLGFPQQDAAATFFVDADLAGAGETTQSHMPFFGDMGVVSDHELRWDTLPPYANNTFSTTAVAGAAELWNPAAPNAAAPMLCREESDDLAAFFSSLDENNMVVY; from the exons ATGGGCACCATGACTCTGCCGCCCGGCTTCAGGTTCCACCCCACCGACGACGAGCTCGTCGGCTACTACCTCAAGCGGAGGGTCGACAACCTCAAGATCGAGCTCGAGGTCATCCCCGTCATCGACCTCTACAAGTGCGAGCCATGGGAGTTGCCAG AGAAGTCGTTCCTGCCCAAGAGGGACCTGGAGTGGTTCTTCTTCGTGCCGCGGGACCGCAAGTACCCCAACGGGTCGCGCACCAACCGGGCGACCACCACGGGCTACTGGAAGGCCACCGGCAAGGACCGCAAGGTGTCGTGCGACGGCGGCGCCGTGTGCGGCGTCAGGAAGACGCTGGTGTTCTACAAGGGCCGGGCCCCCGGCGGCGAGCGCACCGACTGGGTCATGCACGAGTACCGCCTCTGCCAGGACCTCCTCCACGGCGCGTCCAACTTCATCGGCGCCTACGCGCTCTGCCGCGTCATCAAGCGCACCGAGGCCGGCCTCCTGCACGGCGACGCGGCAGCCAAGGCGAAGCCATGCCACCAGCAGATGACCAAGGTCGGGAGCAGCTCGTCCCTGGTCACCACGGACCAGCAGCTGGGCTCCCTCACGCCCAGCCCTCCGCGCCTCGACATCGTCGGCAACGCCTTCCAGCTCCACACCTCCCCGTCTCCTCTGTACGGAGGGGAGGTGGTGTCCGGCATGGGTGCGCCTCTGGGGTTCCCGCAGCAGGACGCCGCCGCCACATTCTTCGTCGACGCCGACCTCGCCGGCGCAGGCGAGACGACGCAGTCGCACATGCCTTTCTTCGGAGACATGGGCGTGGTCTCGGACCACGAGCTCAGATGGGACACCTTGCCGCCCTACGCCAACAACACCttctccaccaccgccgtcgccg gCGCGGCGGAGCTCTGGAACCCGGCGGCACCGAACGCCGCCGCCCCGATGCTGTGCAGGGAGGAGAGCGACGACCTGGCGGCGTTTTTCTCGTCCTTGGACGAGAACAACATGGTGGTCTACTGA